In one Dermatophilaceae bacterium Sec6.4 genomic region, the following are encoded:
- a CDS encoding transcriptional regulator yields MIDGLDPVIHAPKRLAAMAILANTSAATFTSLRERLQVSESDLSKQMGALQRAGYVSVSKLGRGRGGVTRYNITAAGSVAFRSHRAALRALIAEVDVGEVEVFAHDDSVPAG; encoded by the coding sequence GTGATCGACGGACTGGACCCGGTCATACACGCGCCGAAACGGTTGGCAGCCATGGCGATCCTGGCGAATACGAGTGCCGCGACCTTTACCTCCCTACGCGAAAGGCTCCAGGTCAGTGAGTCCGACCTCTCCAAGCAGATGGGCGCGTTGCAGCGGGCCGGGTACGTGTCGGTCAGCAAGCTGGGCCGGGGTCGAGGCGGGGTCACCCGATACAACATCACGGCAGCTGGATCGGTCGCGTTTCGCAGTCATCGCGCAGCGCTACGTGCCCTGATCGCCGAGGTCGACGTCGGCGAGGTCGAGGTGTTCGCGCATGACGATTCGGTACCGGCGGGATAG
- a CDS encoding DMT family transporter — MLGVRLQRVDRMTGNVLVVVVSLCSAFAFAMSAVLKHSTATRVPQLSAFTARALWRFGVATVLHPLWLLGLVADLVGLGLQVVALHLGALSVVQPLLSVGLLFALALRHVGARTMPRAEIPWAAMLIVSLGGFLLVSGISSVDAKYERVDTIPASIAAVVGIVVIAACVVAARRAAGMRWRTMSLGIAVGILYAINAALLKTSTQKFGAGFETFVTSWAPYAVVVVGVSGILLCQLAYQAGPLVASQPTIAVVDPLASVVIGIVVYDEILRHGWWVPVAMIALLGLMSVAIAKLAAIEPEQPTAAPVPKSQ, encoded by the coding sequence ATGCTCGGGGTCCGGCTGCAACGGGTCGACCGGATGACCGGGAACGTCCTCGTCGTCGTTGTTTCCCTCTGTAGCGCCTTCGCGTTCGCTATGTCTGCGGTCCTCAAACACAGCACCGCGACGCGCGTTCCTCAGCTGTCCGCATTCACGGCTCGCGCGCTGTGGCGTTTCGGGGTGGCCACCGTGCTGCACCCGTTGTGGCTGCTCGGTCTCGTCGCTGATCTGGTCGGCCTCGGACTGCAGGTCGTCGCACTGCACCTCGGTGCGTTGTCCGTGGTCCAGCCGTTGCTGTCGGTCGGGTTGCTCTTCGCGCTCGCGCTGCGCCATGTCGGCGCCCGCACGATGCCCCGGGCAGAGATCCCGTGGGCCGCCATGTTGATCGTGTCGCTCGGCGGCTTCCTACTCGTCTCCGGTATCAGCTCGGTCGACGCGAAATACGAACGCGTCGACACCATTCCCGCATCGATTGCCGCGGTCGTCGGAATTGTCGTCATTGCCGCGTGCGTCGTCGCCGCCCGCCGCGCGGCGGGGATGCGGTGGCGCACCATGTCCCTCGGTATAGCGGTCGGCATCCTCTACGCGATCAATGCGGCACTGCTCAAGACGAGCACCCAGAAGTTCGGCGCCGGTTTCGAGACATTCGTGACCAGCTGGGCGCCGTACGCGGTCGTCGTGGTCGGGGTGTCGGGGATCCTGCTGTGCCAGCTGGCCTACCAGGCCGGGCCGCTGGTGGCCAGCCAACCCACCATCGCGGTCGTGGATCCGCTGGCCAGCGTCGTCATCGGTATCGTCGTCTACGACGAAATACTGCGGCACGGCTGGTGGGTGCCGGTCGCGATGATCGCGCTCCTGGGTCTGATGTCGGTGGCCATCGCAAAGCTGGCAGCCATCGAACCCGAGCAACCGACCGCGGCACCCGTCCCGAAATCGCAGTGA